One Bacillota bacterium genomic region harbors:
- the sppA gene encoding signal peptide peptidase SppA, with translation MQKKLLAGLILGAIVLSLILVAVLGGRTGPEGRRATGEQIGLIRIEGVIAGGDQGGFFGLGGAEETTARLREAADNPNIRAVVLRLNSPGGTAAASQEVSEAVVRLRQAGKPVVASMGDMSASGAYWIASHADTIVANPATITGSIGVIIQTTHLTGLYDMLGVETKTFKSGPHKDMGSPDRMPTPEEQAIFQGMVDDIYAQFVTVVARGRDLPEDQVRELADGRIFTGRQAYELGLVDELGDLHDAVRTAAELGGLDPDAPVVVELGPRPFFQDFWGGLSSLLRPQASWLLTAPAVEQR, from the coding sequence TTGCAGAAAAAACTGCTTGCGGGGCTGATCCTGGGGGCGATTGTTCTGTCGCTGATTCTGGTGGCCGTGCTTGGCGGCCGCACCGGACCGGAAGGCCGGCGCGCGACCGGAGAACAGATCGGCCTGATCCGGATTGAGGGTGTGATCGCCGGAGGTGATCAAGGGGGTTTCTTCGGGTTGGGAGGCGCCGAGGAAACCACGGCCAGGCTGCGGGAGGCGGCGGACAACCCGAACATCCGGGCGGTGGTGCTGCGTTTGAACAGCCCCGGCGGCACGGCGGCCGCTTCCCAGGAAGTGAGCGAAGCGGTGGTCCGGCTGCGGCAGGCCGGGAAACCGGTGGTGGCCTCCATGGGTGATATGTCGGCCTCGGGCGCGTACTGGATCGCGTCTCATGCCGACACCATCGTGGCCAACCCGGCCACCATCACCGGCAGCATCGGGGTGATCATCCAGACCACGCACCTCACCGGCCTGTACGATATGCTCGGGGTCGAGACAAAGACCTTCAAGAGCGGGCCCCACAAGGATATGGGCAGCCCCGACCGGATGCCTACCCCCGAAGAACAGGCCATCTTTCAGGGAATGGTGGACGATATCTACGCCCAGTTCGTCACGGTGGTTGCTCGGGGCCGGGACCTGCCCGAAGACCAGGTGCGGGAATTGGCCGACGGGCGCATTTTCACCGGGCGCCAGGCTTACGAACTGGGGCTGGTGGACGAGCTCGGAGACCTCCACGACGCCGTGCGGACGGCCGCCGAACTGGGCGGCCTGGACCCGGACGCCCCGGTGGTGGTGGAACTGGGTCCGAGGCCCTTCTTCCAGGATTTCTGGGGAGGACTTTCGTCCCTGTTAAGACCGCAAGCGTCCTGGCTGTTGACCGCCCCTGCCGTGGAACAGCGCTAA
- a CDS encoding Yip1 family protein — protein MGSLGFLEIIYGVLFDPVNTFRRLAEDPPFPLVLIIVTLVNAAGTLMGMLTVNTIALSGLGTEYDPIIAGLGPFLALTGFFLWYAKWLGYGAVLHLVAQLLGGQNGPKATLTVYGLAGLPAVLMLPVQGFVVVAGVAETPASAVLGLIGLGVFVWSLVLLIIGLREAHGFVTGRAVTVVFVPVAAVAALLLILLIIMVAGLAPVVPRPPGVPLGF, from the coding sequence TTGGGCAGCCTCGGTTTTTTGGAAATCATCTACGGTGTGCTTTTTGACCCGGTCAACACTTTCCGGCGGTTGGCCGAGGACCCGCCGTTTCCGTTGGTCCTCATCATCGTGACTCTGGTCAATGCCGCCGGGACACTGATGGGCATGCTGACCGTGAACACCATCGCGCTTTCCGGGCTGGGAACGGAATACGACCCGATCATCGCCGGTTTGGGTCCTTTCCTGGCGCTCACCGGCTTTTTTCTGTGGTACGCCAAGTGGCTGGGTTACGGCGCCGTACTGCACCTGGTGGCGCAGTTGCTGGGGGGGCAAAACGGGCCCAAGGCCACCCTGACCGTGTATGGCTTGGCCGGTTTGCCCGCCGTTCTGATGCTGCCGGTGCAGGGTTTCGTTGTGGTGGCCGGTGTCGCCGAGACCCCGGCCTCGGCTGTCTTGGGCCTGATCGGGCTGGGGGTGTTTGTCTGGAGCCTGGTCCTCCTGATTATCGGCCTGCGGGAGGCACATGGATTTGTCACCGGCCGGGCGGTGACCGTGGTTTTCGTGCCGGTGGCCGCTGTGGCCGCGTTGCTCCTGATACTGCTGATCATTATGGTCGCCGGTCTGGCCCCGGTGGTGCCCCGCCCACCCGGGGTCCCCTTGGGGTTCTAA